Below is a window of Catalinimonas alkaloidigena DNA.
CGTCCAGTCCAGCGCGGAGTCGCCCCCGCCGGCCAGCACCACCCGCCGGTCGCGGAACTGTTCCGGATTCCGCACCATGTACTCGATGCCCCGCTCCTCGAATTGGGCCAGCCCTTCGATCGCCGGTTTGCGGGGTTCGAAACTGCCCAGCCCCCCCGCAATGCAGATGACCGGCGCTTCGACTACCGTGCCGCGGTGGGTAGTAACCCGAAACCGCCGCGGCCCGACTTCTTCAATACGCTCGGCCCGCTCGCCCAGCGTAAACGTGGGCCGGAACGGCGCGATCTGCTCCATCAGGTTCCGCACGAGGTCGCCGGCCAGCACCGTAGGATAGCCGGGGATATCGTAGATCGGTTTCTTGGGGTAAATCTCAGTCAGTTGCCCACCCGGTTGGGGCAGGGCATCGATCAAATGACACCGCAGCTTAAGCAGGCCGGCTTCGAAAACGGTAAAAAGACCACAGGGCCCCGCCCCGATGATGAGCACATCCGTCGTAATCATGAATCTTTATTTTTATTTAGATTAATTCTAAACAGTGACAAAGATGGGGGCCCATGCCGGAACATGCAAGGTGTCAGTCGAAAAAATGTTTCAGGATTATGAGGTCACTACTCCCCTGGTGCAGGAACATCATCCGCAAAAAAAATCCCCCTGCCGACAGAGCAGAGGGATGCAAAGACCAATCAAGATTCGAGCTAGCTAGATCGCCGCGACCGCGTCATTTTCCGGTCTGGTAGAAGCGCGCGCCGAACAGGAAGATCACCACGTAGCAAATGATCGGCAGGTAGTAGGCGTGCGCAACGTTCTGGTCGGCGATCAGCCCCATGACCGGCGGAAACAGTGCGCCTCCCACCACGCCCATCGTAATGAACGACGACGCCTGTTGGGTATGCGGTCCCAAGTCTTTGAGGGCCAGACTGAAAATGGTCGGGAACATGATGCTGAAGAAGAAGTTGACCAGGATGAGCGCCACGAACGAGGTAACGCCCCACCCTTGCGCCACAATGAGGCACATCACGATGTTGCACAGCGCCGCCGCGGCCAGCAGTTTGTTCGGCGCGATGAAACGCATCAGGAACGTTCCCAGAAAACGGCCGACCATCATCATGACCATGCTCAGCGAAAAATAGTAGGCGGCATTTTCGGCGATCAGGCCCATCACGTCGACGCCGTAGTTGATGAAAAACGCCCACGTGCCGCCCTGCGCCGCTACGTTGAAAAACTGGCCCGCCACGGCCCAGCGGAAATGACGGTGCTGAAACAGTTTCTTAGGCTGTTGGATGGCGGCCGGCTCGGTCGGAACGGCATAAGCGTCCTTTTCGGCGGCTACGTCTACCGCATGCGGGTCTTGAATGGGCGGGACGGTGACGAAGAAAAACGCCACCGCAATGCACGCAATGACGATGCCGATGCCGACGTAGAGCAGCTTGACCGAGTCCAGGTCGGCTCCGCCCGACACCGGTCCCTCGGTAGCGCGCAAAATAAAGTACCCCCCGAGCAGCGGCCCGATTACGGCACCAAGCCCGTTGAAGGCCTGAGCAAAGTTGATACGCTGATCGCTGGTCGGCTGCGGACCCA
It encodes the following:
- the fucP gene encoding L-fucose:H+ symporter permease, which encodes MHNALTQPPAGTRPTAAAAFTEKKFLTTLVFVVSLFMLWGIAITMGDVLNRHFQDVLHVSKAESGLVQFSIFGAYAVMGIPAGLFMKRFGYKNGVLLGLTLYALGAFLFVPAANAESFGFFRLALFVLACGLATLETVAHPFVAALGPQPTSDQRINFAQAFNGLGAVIGPLLGGYFILRATEGPVSGGADLDSVKLLYVGIGIVIACIAVAFFFVTVPPIQDPHAVDVAAEKDAYAVPTEPAAIQQPKKLFQHRHFRWAVAGQFFNVAAQGGTWAFFINYGVDVMGLIAENAAYYFSLSMVMMMVGRFLGTFLMRFIAPNKLLAAAALCNIVMCLIVAQGWGVTSFVALILVNFFFSIMFPTIFSLALKDLGPHTQQASSFITMGVVGGALFPPVMGLIADQNVAHAYYLPIICYVVIFLFGARFYQTGK